Proteins from one Setaria italica strain Yugu1 chromosome V, Setaria_italica_v2.0, whole genome shotgun sequence genomic window:
- the LOC101763530 gene encoding pentatricopeptide repeat-containing protein At4g01400, mitochondrial has product MLPLPPAISPARLHKLVTSQPNPLLALELVTITSPTTTPHPATLHSLLLRLARRRDHLPHALALLRRLPSPPSPRLLLPLILAVLRLRRQPQLFLSTFNSLFVSGRSPLPLHPQVLLRLLGVLSSTVSHFPSALHLLRLVSSRLPLPTPLVLASHNLLIEAAARSGYVAVSLSLFHRLRSLHVSPDADTYRILTQSLCRKAQVRTAATLLDEMLHRGIPADPLAYTTVLNALCRKKQLREAYRLLCLMRGRGVSPDIVHYNTVIVGMCREGRPLDACKVVGDMVDSGCTPNAATYATLVNGLCVSGLYEKAEAYLVDMVGKGIVPHFSLFHSVIKGYCGVGKVEEAAQIMTWMLDLGVTPHVESWSSVIRCVCNDEDCVEAVLLQLVTGRRHGLSTSSTLK; this is encoded by the coding sequence ATGCTCCCATTGCCGCCGGCGATCTCGCCGGCGCGGCTACACAAGCTGGTGACCTCGCAGCCAAACCCGCTCCTCGCGCTGGAGCTCGTCACCATCACCTCCCCGACTACCACTCCGCACCCTGCCACGCTCCACTCTCTCCTgcttcgcctcgcccgccgccgtgaccaCCTACCCCACGCGCTagcgctcctccgccgcctcccgtccCCGCCGTCTCCGCGCCTTCTGCTCCCGCTCATCCTCGCAGTGCTCCGCCTCCGTCGGCAACCTCAACTCTTCCTCTCCACCTTCAACTCCCTCTTCGTCTCCGGCCGTAGCCCCCTGCCGCTCCACCCACAGGTCCTTCTTCGCCTCCTTGGCGTCCTCTCCTCCACTGTCTCCCACTTCCCATCCgcactccacctcctccgcctcgtctccTCGCGGCTACCCCTCCCCACGCCACTCGTCCTCGCCTCCCACAACCTGCTAATTGAGGCCGCCGCTCGCTCTGGCTACGTCGCCGTTTCACTATCCCTCTTCCACCGTCTCCGCTCACTCCATGTATCCCCCGACGCTGACACCTACCGCATCCTTACCCAGTCGCTCTGCCGCAAGGCCCAGGTCCGCACTGCGGCTACATTGCTCGACGAAATGCTGCACAGGGGCATCCCTGCTGATCCGCTGGCATACACCACCGTGTTGAACGCCCTCTGCCGCAAGAAGCAGCTCCGAGAGGCATACCGCTTGCTTTGTCTCATGCGAGGCCGTGGAGTTTCCCCAGACATTGTGCATTACAACACGGTCATTGTTGGAATGTGCCGCGAGGGGCGGCCATTGGATGCCTGCAAGGTTGTTGGTGATATGGTTGACAGTGGATGCACACCGAATGCAGCGACATATGCAACATTGGTAAATGGGCTGTGTGTAAGCGGATTGTACGAAAAGGCGGAGGCGTACCTGGTGGATATGGTGGGTAAAGGGATTGTGCctcatttttctttgtttcattCAGTTATCAAGGGTTATTGTGGAGTTGGGAAAGTGGAGGAGGCTGCACAAATCATGACTTGGATGCTTGATCTTGGAGTGACTCCGCATGTTGAGAGCTGGAGTTCAGTGATCAGATGTGTTTGTAATGACGAGGATTGTGTTGAGGCAGTACTGTTGCAGTTGGTGACAGGAAGGCGGCATGGTTTAAGCACAAGCAGTACCTTAAAATGA